A DNA window from Danio aesculapii chromosome 14, fDanAes4.1, whole genome shotgun sequence contains the following coding sequences:
- the LOC130240295 gene encoding synaptopodin-2 produces MECKHASARRGDSWSGTSCTRENSSLETLRSDILEKDELKGLTSGRMERKTNLSRSASLSEKELKEARTKSQIIAAQLQANSSSKGVQLFNRRRQRVNAFTLVSVGGGGSEAFENVINPSIESPQTWDKPQPTEDQHGELNNKIIKTALAWSSGGIGNNKNMEDAGEFTHEDEESRHFLPVSEKDEELSEEHVKDEDTISTAMQRSSQDGAHYEEVQNGYSTHCNGKSTTKQPAILNRTARPFFSPTTVGSPKATSPEISSSVTPQNFSSMHTRPIFSPPPPPPPSYPTPPLPSHPETHPRSPRASSFYIRPSVPRPAFVPEHLKSESRPVTPIKTGILDEGRVRRGTRKSMFTFQEKPTVAPSPELLSLVQGTDVKKKAKPQPDAAQEEELLALGAEASNFLAKNEEEDIHEEAVVPEWASSLKSSRTRARTEHKPEQALTNASGKGAQLFAKRQSRMEKFVHDSKDLRSPSPTMSLPPSWVYPSNMPGRVKAIVNSSNISAQISKTLQAQQATQKKTIPAKSPAPAPPPEVPLENGCTKIEMELSRHQPYQLSSSLFIFNPTKDPYSTLPRSPKPVSQSYSRQTSLPTSPSPYTSSSYRSAHCFSPPMTPQTAGSVSSPERVASPRSNVQAPRPAFSAKKAGIAPQIKQEILAPVPSPGSTTPTSSRTPNLSRRFTSPEVLSTGVWSPSGSLVSSSPIYKPTPIHKPVPKYEPTVTSSPGVYKPTISSSPVSPPWENRCQSPAVIPDTKANHRILAKNIINAAKRKNSPSPGRNNLPISPGTVPYEYKPISPFQLRMLGARSPTLTSPSPTRMMQSPVRLYNTRSLTDSDASLESEDSPAPRSYNTCPRGWSAGLQVKRGGISEDL; encoded by the exons ACCTCAGCCGGAGTGCCAGTTTATCTGAAAAGGAGCTAAAGGAGGCTCGGACCAAGAGTCAGATCATCGCCGCTCAGCTCCAAGCCAACTCCAGCTCAAAAGGCGTCCAACTTTTCAACCGTCGCAGACAGAGAGTCAACGCTTTCACACTCGTGAGCGTTGGAGGAGGCGGATCCGAGGCGTTCGAGAATGTAATTAATCCATCTATTGAAAGTCCACAGACATGGGACAAACCGCAGCCAACTGAGGACCAGCACGGAGAGTTGAATAACAAGATCATCAAAACAGCTCTCGCCTGGTCATCCGGAGGAATCGGCAATAATAAGAACATGGAAGACGCCGGGGAGTTTACACATGAGGATGAGGAAAGCAGACACTTTCTACCAGTCAGCGAGAAAGACGAAGAGCTCTCAGAAGAGCATGTGAAGGATGAGGATACTATTTCTACAGCCATGCAAAGATCTAGTCAAGACGGAGCTCACTATGAGGAAGTCCAGAATGGATACAGCACACACTGCAATGGAAAATCAACAACTAAACAGCCTGCTATCCTAAACAGAACAGCTCGACCGTTCTTCTCCCCGACAACAGTAGGATCTCCTAAAGCTACAAGTCCAGAAATCTCTTCCTCAGTGACGCCACAAAACTTCTCAAGCATGCACACAAGACCAATTTTCTCTCCACCGCCACCTCCTCCACCTTCATATCCGACTCCTCCTCTTCCTAGCCATCCTGAAACTCATCCTCGATCACCTAGAGCTTCTTCCTTCTACATCCGGCCTTCAGTCCCGAGGCCTGCATTTGTTCCCGAACACTTAAAAAGCGAGTCAAGACCTGTAACACCCATCAAAACAGGCATTTTGGATGAAGGAAGGGTGCGCAGAGGAACCCGCAAATCGATGTTCACCTTTCAGGAGAAGCCGACGGTGGCTCCGAGTCCTGAACTGCTTTCTTTGGTGCAGGGAACGGATGTGAAGAAGAAAGCGAAGCCGCAGCCAGACGCGGCGCAGGAAGAGGAGCTGCTGGCACTCGGAGCCGAAGCTTCCAACTTTCTAGCCAAAAACGAGGAGGAGGATATTCATGAAGAAGCTGTGGTGCCGGAGTGGGCCTCCAGTTTGAAGAGCTCCAGGACACGTGCCAGGACAGAACACAAACCCGAACAGGCACTGACCAACGCTTCAGGAAAAGGAGCTCAGCTTTTTGCCAAACGCCAATCGAGGATGGAAAAATTCGTCCATGACAGCAAGGATCTCAGATCTCCGTCTCCTACAATGTCTTTACCTCCATCATGGGTGTATCCGTCTAACATGCCCGGGCGAGTGAAGGCCATAGTGAACTCCTCCAATATAAGCGCACAGATTTCTAAAACTCTCCAAGCTCAACAAGCCACTCAGAAAAAGACCATCCCTGCCAAATCGCCAGCTCCTGCACCACCTCCCGAGGTTCCCTTAGAGAACGGCTGTACTAAAATCGAAATGGAGCTGTCTAGACATCAGCCTTATCAGCTCAGCTCATCGCTTTTTATCTTCAACCCAACGAAAGACCCGTACAGCACTCTTCCTAGATCTCCAAAACCCGTCAGTCAGTCATACTCCAGACAAACCTCCCTCCCTACAAGCCCATCACCGTACACGTCATCCTCCTATCGCTCAGCTCATTGTTTTTCTCCTCCCATGACGCCTCAAACCGCAGGATCCGTCAGTTCTCCTGAACGTGTGGCTTCACCTCGGTCTAACGTTCAAGCTCCACGTCCTGCATTCTCCGCTAAAAAAGCTGGCATCGCCCCACAG ATTAAGCAGGAGATCCTGGCACCGGTTCCCAGTCCTGGCTCCACCACCCCAACATCCAGCAGGACCCCCAACCTCAGCCGACGCTTCACCAGCCCCGAGGTGCTCTCTACCGGGGTCTGGTCCCCCAGTGGCTCCCTAGTGTCCTCCAGCCCAATCTACAAACCAACACCAATCCATAAACCCGTCCCAAAATATGAGCCCACCGTCACTTCATCTCCAGGAGTCTACAAGCCAACAATCAGCAGCTCTCCAGTGTCTCCGCCATGGGAAAACAGATGCCAGTCGCCCGCCGTCATCCCCGACACCAAAGCCAACCACCGCATTTTAGCCAAAAACATCATCAACGCTGCCAAGCGTAAAAACAGTCCGTCTCCCGGCCGCAATAATCTCCCGATTTCCCCCGGGACTGTGCCTTACGAATATAAACCAATCAGTCCGTTTCAGCTGCGGATGCTTGGTGCACGTTCGCCCACACTCACCAGCCCGTCTCCGACCCGTATGATGCAGTCGCCAGTGCGTTTGTACAACACGCGTTCGCTGACCGACTCTGACGCATCGCTGGAGTCTGAGGATTCACCAGCGCCTCGCAGCTACAACACCTGCCCTCGTGGATGGAGCGCAGGTCTGCAAGTCAAAAGAGGAGGCATTTCTGAAGACCTGTAG